The Capsicum annuum cultivar UCD-10X-F1 chromosome 3, UCD10Xv1.1, whole genome shotgun sequence genomic sequence ACAATGCTATAGACCCAATGTACCTTCACTAAATAATTCATGGTGCAACAAAAACAATATACCCAGTGAAATTCCACAAGTGGAGTTTCGGGAGGATAGAGTATATGTAGATATTACCCCTACATTGGAAGACAAAGAGGTTTCCGAATTTTTATAGACCTTCAGCGCAAGGAAAAACAATTCAAAGCAGTTCAAAAAAGAAATGTTTGAAGTGGATCGGAAAAGCCATGGAAAAATACTTTTCCACTAAAGTATAACGATTTTGTCTGTTGCAGAGTTCGAACATGTCACGTGCACCTAATTCACAAGTCCGCTCTTACCACTAGATCGAAACGCTCGGTATGACTGTGTGACATGGATATAGTTTCAATGATGGATAAGGTGGTTAAGCTACGTGCACCTGtataatttttaattgtttggtagcttaatataaatagaaaatatccCTTTTAAATCCTCACGGCCTGGTGGTTACCGTAATAGTAATGACATTTGACGATATGCTTCCTGTTTACTAAGAACATAGCGGAGATAGATTATCATAAATTATTAATGCGTGCTTTTGATTATAATTGCAATATTCCCTCATGGCACATCTAAATATGGGATCACAAATTGTAGAGGAGAAAAATCAGTCTCATTTTCAAGATTTAAGGCTATTCCTTTCACATTACTAGCAAACTCAATCATTTCCCCAGCTTAAATGTCGTTCCGTCCATAAAAATGTACAATCCCATCTTGTGAATAGTTTGGCTACTATACTTTTTGAATAGCAAGCAAATCTATTGTTGGTCTGTCTAATTCTTGTCCCTCGTCATGGTTTAGCCTCGGGCCCCATGTCCTTTGGATCCTTCACGGGTCCATCTACAAGCAAAAGCAAGCTGACCCCCTCTGTTGAAAAAATGAGGGAAGCTAAGGGTGCAAGTCCAAACGAcaaaaaatgttgaattgaattataCCATTCTTATTCATTTTTGCACCATAGTAACATCGTTATCACTTTTCTAGGTTTATTAAGTCATTTTTCTATAAATGTAAACTCACATTTGAATCTTGATCTCGTAGAATTTTCACCCACTTCAACGTTAGATTCGTATTTGTAATTTTTAGGAATTCAATTACTAACACTTGAAATTGCTGTCTATGCTCATGTTCATGAATTGGACTATTCTATATTACATATTGTGAGTTCAGTACAAGGAACACAATAAAAATTTGTAGACAAGGAAAGAGGTGCAACCGATAAAATAAACAGTACACTAAGTGATTTCTTCTAATCTATTGAGAGCTACACGGTGCATGTGCTGGGGGTtttgtgtggggggggggggggggattagaTAGCAAATATATTATAGAATTAGTTGAGGTGAAGAAAGTGGACATGACACTTGTGTCACTCTCTACACTTCTCTTTCAAAAAGATACATGACCCATACGCAGTAAAGGGTGGTCAGTTGAGCAtcttattatgtatatataaaattacaCGAATTACATATGtcaaaaaatactttttgtacgtatagattatttttttaccAGAATCATCCAGCATACTAGCCTCAGCACTGCCCACACGTACATAATGAAAGAGATGCAACCGATGGCATAGACAGTAACTGCGAGACCAACTGAATGTGCTAAATTATATTACATACCAGTTACAAATGCAATGACAACTTCTGACATTGCCACGAGATGCGACCTAGCTCCAACTTTACTGAGAGACCACAAATAACTCAAATCCTGAAAGGACATTGGACGAGGATTTGTCGCCATATAGAAGTAGCTGAATATAGCACCAGTGGAGCATGTAAAGGTGATGGCATCAGTTATAACAAATACACAGAATTCTGATTTTCTTATTAGAATTGCCATCTCCTTATTAGGGTTATTGTTTCAAAACCTCCCGATAATGTAAAACCAGCTGCAAAGGTGACTGTGACTAATAAAGTAGCCACCACTAGTTGCATTTGACCTACTTCTGTTAAGATACCTTTGATGTTTTTGTTGCATTCCTTAGCTTGGTTGAAAATTATGTTCTGCCGATCTAGCTGGTTCAGCTTGGGTGAATGTCATATAAGCTGGGCGCGATTCAATCCTTGTCTATCGTCCACTCTGTGCAAGACATTGCTACTTCAAATGGAGTCTTGTTTTCCTTGTTATGCGACATATTCTTTGTTCGGGGATGATCTTTTAATTCCAAAGGCACATAGCCCTAGAAATTAGAGGAAGCAAGAAAATGGAGAGGAGTGTTGCCATCCTTGTATGGATCCTCGATAAGCTTATCCCACTTTGGCTTCAATAAGAAATTTACCACATTTGCTTGACTGTATAATATGGCTTCATGAAGAGCATTTCGTCCATTGTTGTCCAGCAATTCCCAGCAATCAGGGCAGTGATTTAATAGCTCATGTAAAACATCTACCTTACCTGCACCGACTGCAATGTGAATTGCTGTTGTCCGGTCATTTTCACTGCCTGCTGAAAGGTAGGCTAAGAATTTTTTCCACCCCAGCATATCAGAAACTACTTCTTTCAATCCTAAATGAGCAGCAAAATGCAGCGAATTCAAACCCCTCACATCAGGTTCCTAACATAAAGATTTATTCCATTGCAACAGCAATCTCACATAATCTGGATGCATGTGTCAAACATGATGATGATAAGGAGTTAAATCAACACAAATTTAGACTCCCCAGTGTAGTCTCTAAGTGGGTtggggaagggtagagtgtacgtagaccttaccACTAACTCAGAGGCAGAGAGGATGCTTCAGATAGACTCTCAGCTCAcgaaaaaatagtcaaaacagaacaatactacaacaaaataatacaatagtcgaagtacaagaaacaacaatagtaacaataatcgaaaagagatgataatatagTGAGAGTAACGGCATAAAAATATGTACATACCCGTGTGTTCCGAAATTACTGCTGCATGCAGAGGTGTTTGATTTAATGGACCTGCAGAAGAAGTTGGTCGCTTGCAGGAGTTCAAGATTTCAACCAAAGCTTCACGAAGAACAGACTCAGCTGCCAGATACATTGGTGTCTGCCACGCCTTGTTGGATGGAAATTCAAATTCAGGATCTTCTTTCACCAAGAAACTGGCTACATCTTTATGTCGGCTACTCACGGCCTTGTGCAGGGCTGGAGCTCCATTCTCATCTGTCATCCTCATGAGTTTCTCCTTATAATGCTCCTCTATACTAAGTAGCAAATGGACTACTTTGATGTGAACTTCATTAGCTGCTATGTGTAGCGCAGTCTCGTTCTTCTTATTCTGATGGCATAACAATGTCGGAGTAATCTTAAGGACTTCTGCCGGGAAATGGGAGTGACCAAGATGGGCCGCCACGTGTAAGATTGTGTTGCCCGTTGGAGTGACTTGGTACTCATTTTCTTCATCCCTTTTCAGATATTCAGCAAGTAAGAAATCACAACAACATTGTACAAGGTTGGATCCATTTTCGTTTCTTTTATTCAGTTTGCCGGTGATTTACTTACTTTGCTTTCTTTGGATGAAATATTCTGAACACAGCGCAGATCTTTGCCTTTGATCAAAATAAAGGTATTTATTGTTTGCCTTGATCCGAAGAAAGAATTAGTAAAGAAAAACAACATGAATAAAAAACAGCTTTTCACTATTTAAGATCTTCTTCTTATGACCCTTTTTTCCAACACAAACAAAACTAGGTAATTGAAAATGAcagaacaagaaaaatattttcatgcgGTCTAGATAAATTTGGAAAATCAACTTTTACCAATCTTTTCATATTACAAATTCAGTGCTTTATAATGCAgactcttgcagaaatgcaggatAAGGCCACGTACATAGACTCCTAttggtttttagctttgaaattagagaaataacagaAAAAGAgttggagagaaaaaaaagagaattattttattaataactcaaaacatatatttatatagctaaatttctaactacactCTAATTTAAATTGGTATAACTAATtcttattcaaataataaaggacaactaattcctaagtcacacaggactctaataatttaaaactactaaaattatctattcctattttatttctgagacatattttcaacactcctccttgtaTTAGAAATTGTCTGGGCTTCGGCTGAAtttgacctcttgaataaatCTGTTAATTCTTCTTTGTTCTTGCATGACTTATGTGCATCTTCTGTTTGATTATATAAGAAACTTTTTCCTCTCATATCAACTTGTAAAATCTCAAGATTCCCTTTtgacatttgaaattatttttgtaaccGAAAGTATTTTGACTGCAACATTCTCTTTTCCTTCTGGAGGAATATAGTCACCATTTCCAattctgattttcttatttttcaaaagcATAACAAATAAACGTATCCTATAACTTAGCCTCATCTGGCATTTATGTTATCCTACTTCGTAAGAGCACGAGTAAtaacttaaatttatataaagttgaacaagtacaCACACATCCTATATATCATCTATGTGGAAACCCTATATGTGgcaaaatttgcccaaatccaaatGACCCGCCCAACCCGTCCAAGGTTTCATGGGTTTGGGCAAGAGTGATTTTGATAATGGGTTAATTTGGGCTAGCCCAAGTCAACCCTTTAGAAATCACTAAGCCAAATAGACCCATAATGATACCCAAACTTGACCCATCAAATTGCTTAAAGCTTTTACAAAATCCTATTTTATTAATGGGAGGCTTACAAAAATAGTCTAGGTTTCAACTAAATGAAAGTGTTTCTAGCCgaactttcaaaattacaatttatagcatttttttctctttttttttttcatttttttactttattttatctctagcatctacttctctttctttttatttttttaacttttttttggtttttttcctttttaattttctcttttttgtttttttctctttcttattttttttgtttttgttgtattttaggtaggtaggtaggtaggtaggcaagcagataggtagatagatagatttgtatttttgaaaaatatggtttCGTCGAGTACAAGTCATggaagatgatagatacatcatAACCGGTCATTTATTTAtattcaccatcatttttttcttttatatctttttcattttcttttacttttgtttttcttatttttttctccttttttttatttttcatttttttctctttttttggttttttcttcttattttcgtttttctcctttttttctatttttattttttttatttttttcttttattttctttattctatcTATAGCttgtatttctctttcttttttgaattttttattcctcttttaaaaaatatggctATGTGGAGCACGAGTTATGATTGATaatgaaaaataccaaaatgacttattgtatttatattcgcactatcatttatatttttgtatttattgatacaattgcatttttattttataattcgcGCTTgtatatgtttttatattttatagttgatatttgtatttttattttataattctacttgtatttgtattttatagttcacatcatcatttatatttttgtattcgttgatacaattgtacttgtattttatagttcacatcatcatttatatttttgtattcgttgatacaattgtacttgtattttatagttcatgcttgtgtttatatttgtattttatagtttgcacttgtatttttattttatagttctcaccattatttatgttttatacgatttatatttattgatacgaATTGCATTTTATTAAtacaaattgaacaatacaaatataaatgataaattacaaaaataaaatgttaaactatataaatacaacgtttacatttgtatcaaatgatatatGTTTATACAATTTGAACTatacacataaaaatgacacttgtttttatagaaatgcaaatgataaacttaacAAACAAATACTAACAATACATTTACATTGAATGACATATtgcatattaaatattttagactcaaataaatataattattcctTAAAactatttgtatacaaatataaatgataaattatattcacGGCTaaagtattcaaatataaataataaatttatttgaaatacatatgatacaaataaataaaaaaattaaaaaataaataaaatataaaataccaaaaaatgaaaaaaaaaggaggaaaaacgaaaatgagaaaaaagaaaatagaaaaaggtttcaaataaaaaagtaataaaaacaaaaaatagattaaaacaaaagaaaaatagaaaatagaaaaaataaaaaggaaaaaaaaggaaaaatggaataaaaaatgaaaaggaaaaaagaaggaaaggtaaaaaagatagaaaaagggaaaaaacttATTGGcgtttttaatttgattaaatttgtatTTGGGTGGGTTGGGTTGTACCCATTACCCATAGTTTAGCCTATCTTGACCCAAATGCATTTGAGCAGGATTGGGCATTAGCCCAATTATTTGTTCAGTCCATCTTGACCCACCCAACTTCAACTCAACCCTCTCATTTGTCACCCCTACTCCTCTCCATTTGCTTGATGCCTCTAGCAACTATGTGCCAGAATTAATAAACCATCCTAGAGCAAAGAAGATATCATTTAACAAACAAAATCAGACTCCACTTGATATAGCATTGTCATGCACAATGACAACAAAGAAGGTAAGCGATCGcacatttatttttcaaatattggTTGCACTTGAGTATATGCTggtgaaatattgaaatactagTTCAAGGATTATGTCAAGCGAAAGAATGATTTGCATGCACTCACAAATCTTAAGTTTTTTATCTGTTCTTGATTTGGTGTTGAAACATCAAGTAAGACTGTAATTCTATTTCTTGATCTACCTTCGcctaaatttaattttacatgATATCACTATCTCCTAAGCTATGAACAGATTAGTTCTCAGCTAAACAAGTTACTGTGTTAAAATTTTTGACTGAGTTAGTATAAACTGTACTATTGatgaaaataggagaaattggtaGAGGATTTGTGTAGCATAGGCCGTTTTGAAAAGCGTGACTTTGAGGTAAAGAGGAATTACGAGTACATGCACAATTCAAATGCTGAAATAGAAATAGGAGTCAAAATACAACTGAGGGAAGTTGATCACAACAAAGCTAAAAAGGCATATCAAACAGAAGTCGAAAGTATTATGAAGGCAGCTCAAATCCATATTGTTATGGCCACTTTGATAATGACAGTCACTTTTATCGCTGGTATCACATTACCAGGAGATTTTGAGAGCGACTCTGATAACCCTAATCAAGGGATGGCGATTCTAATAAGGAATACAACATTTCATGCATTTGTTGTTTCTGATGTTATTGCCTTCACATTCTCAGTTGTTGCTATATTCGTCTACTTCCCCATGGCAGATACACGTAGAGATCCTCAAAGtaagaaaattttaaagaagATTTATGATCAACGGGTATGTTTGCTACCTTATCACATTCTCTTGGTCTTGCTGTTACTATCTATTCCATAGGTTACCTCTCTATTTTATTGTACTTCTTGATTGTTATCTATATTTGTAGATATGTGAAGAATATAAGCGAGTAGAATTGTCGGTAATGAAAATTCTGCTACTCGCTTATGTGAAGAGCggtttcatttttcttgttttgacagCATAACAATGCAGGAGTGATCTTAAGGACTTCTGCCACAAAATGGGAGGTGCCATAGAAGGATGCGACATGGAGGACCGTGTTGCCCTTTGGAGTGACTACATAGCCATTTTCTTCATCCCTTTTCAAATGATCAGCAAGCAGAAAATTGTCATCTCAAATATTGCCTCTCATCGTAGTATTACAGTATGTTGTGTTTAGTGCAGCTACGGTAAAAGGCCTTTTTCGCCCAATATCGGAGATGGCAATTTTCTGCTTGCTGATCATttgaaaagagatgaagaaaacgGATACCAAGTCACTCCAAAAGGTAACACGATCCTCCATGTCGCATCCCTCTATGGCAACTCCCATTTCTTGGCAGAACTCCTTAAGATCACTTCAGCATTGTTATGctttcaaaacaagaaaaatgaaactGTTCTTCATATAAGCGAGTAGCAAAATTTTCGTCACCGACAATGCTACTCGCTTATATTCTTCATATATGTACAAATATAGCTAACAACCAAGAAGTATAGTAAAATAGAGAGGCAACCTATGGAACAGATAGTAACGGCAAGACCAATGAAATGTGATAAGGTAGCAAACATACCCGTTGCAAATGCAATTACAACTACTAACCTTGACAAACACTGAAAAATACATGCGAGATCATAAGGCTTCTTTACAATTTTCTTACTTTGAGGATCTCTACTTGATCTGCCATGAGGAAGTAGATAAATATGGCAACTGCTGAGATTGTGAAGGCAATGGCATCAGAAACAACAAATACACGAAATGTTGTTTTCCTTATTAGAATCGTCATCCCTTGATTAGAGCTATCGGAGCCGCTCTCAAAACCT encodes the following:
- the LOC107864888 gene encoding protein ACCELERATED CELL DEATH 6-like, which encodes MDPTLDEENEYQVTPTGNTILHVAAHLGHSHFPAEVLKITPTLLCHQNKKNETALHIAANEVHIKVVHLLLSIEEHYKEKLMRMTDENGAPALHKAVSSRHKDVASFLVKEDPEFEFPSNKAWQTPMYLAAESVLREALVEILNSCKRPTSSAGPLNQTPLHAAEPDVRGLNSLHFAAHLGLKEVVSDMLGWKKFLAYLSAGSENDRTTAIHIAVGAGKVDVLHELLNHCPDCWELLDNNGRNALHEAILYSQANVGYVPLELKDHPRTKNMSHNKENKTPFEVAMSCTEWTIDKD